The proteins below come from a single Etheostoma spectabile isolate EspeVRDwgs_2016 chromosome 4, UIUC_Espe_1.0, whole genome shotgun sequence genomic window:
- the camkva gene encoding caM kinase-like vesicle-associated protein gives MPFGCLTLGEKKDYSNPSEVADKYDLGQIVKSEEFCEIFRAKDRNTLKMYTCKKFHKKDGRKVRKAAKNEIMILKMIKHHNILQLVDTFETKKEYFLFLELATGREVFDWILDQGYYSERDTSNVMRQVLEAVAYLHSLKIVHRNIKLENLVYFNRLKHSKIVISDFQLAKLENGLIKDPCGTPEYLAPEVVGRQRYGRPVDCWAIGVTMYILLSGNPPFYDDADEDDDRDKNLFLKILSGDYEFDSPYWDDISDSAKHLVASLMEVDQDQRLTAQEAIAHEWISGNAASDKNIKDGVCAQIEKNFAKAKWKKAVRVTTLMKRLRGPEQGDCGASGLAVGAAADSNTQSGAPAPPGGSSGSVAASLQAVLSEKASDTQTATISALSLPSAARQEEQPQAPCNGDVPQMLPQRKGD, from the exons ATGCCATTTGGTTGTCTGACACTCGGGGAGAAGAAGGATTACAGCAATCCCTCAGAGGTGGCCGACAAATATGACCTCGGACAAATTGTTAAATC AGAGGAGTTTTGTGAGATATTCCGGGCGAAGGATAGGAACACCTTGAAAATGTACACCTGTAAAAAGTTCCACAAAAAGGATGGAAGGAAAGTGAGGAAAGCTGCCAAGAATGAGATAATGATCTTGAAGAT GATAAAACATCATAACATCCTCCAGCTGGTTGACACTTTTGAAACTAAGAAAGAGTACTTCCTTTTTCTGGAGCT CGCTACAGGCAGAGAGGTGTTTGACTGGATCTTAGATCAAGGATACTACTCGGAGAGGGACACCAGCAATGTTATGAGGCAGGTGTTGGAAGCTGTAGCTTACCTTCACTCTCTGAAAATTGTCCACAGAAATATTAAG CTGGAGAACTTGGTGTACTTTAATCGTTTGAAGCACTCCAAAATTGTTATCAGTGACTTCCAGTTGGCAAAACTGGAAAATGGACTAATTAAGGACCCATGTGGGACTCCAGAATATCTTG CTCCTGAGGTGGTTGGGAGGCAGAGATATGGACGACCTGTGGACTGTTGGGCCATAGGTGTCACCATGTATATACT TTTGTCTGGAAACCCTCCTTTCTATGATGATGCTGATGAAGACGATGATCGTGATAAAAATCTTTTCCTAAAGATTTTGTCAGGGGACTATGAATTTGATTCACCATATTGGGATGACATTTCAGATTCTG cgaAACACTTAGTGGCATCTTTGATGGAAGTAGACCAAGATCAGCGATTGACTGCACAGGAAGCTATTGCCCATgaatg GATTTCTGGAAATGCTGCTTCAGACAAGAACATCAAGGATGGCGTTTGTGCACAAATAGAAAAGAACTTTGCAAAGGCCAAGTGGAAG AAAGCTGTTAGAGTGACCACCCTCATGAAGAGACTTCGAGGGCCTGAGCAGGGGGATTGTGGGGCCTCCGGTCTTGCTGTAGGGGCTGCAGCTGACTCCAACACGCAGAGCGGTGCTCCTGCTCCTCCAGGTGGCAGCAGCGGAAGTGTTGCTGCCAGTCTACAGGCTGTTCTAAGTGAAAAGGCTTCTGACACACAGACTGCCACCATCTCTGCTCTCTCCCTGCCCAGTGCGGCCAGACAGGAAGAGCAGCCACAGGCCCCGTGCAATGGCGATGTTCCCCAAATGTTGCCACAAAGAAAGGGAGACTAG